A single region of the Saprospiraceae bacterium genome encodes:
- the mfd gene encoding transcription-repair coupling factor, with the protein MSNIDQLLGLYRDDKRTQQLQMALDQETPARVQLLGMMGAQECFVLNGSYQLTPRHHLFIATDKEEAAYIQNNLAAFFGKKPVRFFPDSFKRPRHFEVLDNTNVLQRTETINKITSSGAKGEVVVTYPEALFEKVVAPEVLEGTRIEFGVNEKMDVDTIREILVDCGFNREEFVYEPGQFSIRGGIIDIFSYGNEYPYRIELFDEDVESIRTFDPFTQLSVQNISKVSIIPNINTQFRQDQKVSIFGVLPENTVIWVKDFQVLLDSLTICFEKAEAFAKTITVIDESELAEIFRDRAFIRPNEIIGDIEAHHIIGLTNKVQPINFNTTITYRTQPQPSFNKNFALLIDTFTAQSVKGITNYLFTENPKQIERFYAIFEDLNANVDLHPIPFAIDQGFIDLDLKVACFTDHQIFDRFHRYKLRRGFTKDRAFNLKLLRELQAGDFVTHIDHGVGRFSGLEKIDINGHIQESVRLIYKNNDILYVSINSLHKISKYSGKEGHEPKLNKLGSEAWKTLKSRTKKRVKDIAGELIKLYAKRRASKGHAFPQDGYLQNELEASFIYEDTPDQLKTTNEVKEDMAKPYPMDRLICGDVGFGKTEIAIRAAFKAVSDGKQVAILVPTTILALQHYRTFNERLKDFGINVNYVNRFRTTAQRKEIFKNLKEGQVEIIIGTHALLNKEVGFKDLGLLIIDEEQKFGVGAKEKLRNIKVNVDTLTLTATPIPRTLQFSLMAARDLSIIRTPPPNRQPIHTEVRIFSEELTREAIYYEVNRGGQVFFVHNRVKTLPDITAMIRRMCPDVTIGSAHGQMEPKQLEEALLDFIDGQYDVLVCTNIIETGLDIPNANTMIINNANQFGMSDLHQLRGRVGRSNKKAFCYLFSPPLSTLTADARKRLQTLEDFSELGSGFNIAMRDLDIRGAGNLLGGEQSGFISEIGYETYQRILEEAIQELKENEFKDVFKEDLAKDPQYVREVQIDTDVEMLIPDDYVSNIQERLSLYTELDQIDKEEEIEAFENKLRDRFGPVPREVLELFDGLRLRWICKKLGFERVILKHDKLRCYFVENPQSLYFESPTFNHIMQFISSHGHEMGFSMKQSNRFLLLVKDGVKNLPEAQDILEELAKKTNNS; encoded by the coding sequence GTGAGTAATATTGACCAACTGCTGGGCTTGTATCGCGATGATAAACGGACCCAGCAACTGCAGATGGCTTTAGACCAAGAAACTCCCGCTCGGGTGCAATTGCTCGGGATGATGGGAGCGCAGGAATGCTTTGTCCTAAACGGAAGTTACCAACTAACACCTCGCCATCACCTTTTCATTGCGACAGATAAAGAAGAAGCGGCTTATATCCAAAATAACCTAGCTGCCTTCTTTGGAAAAAAACCTGTACGCTTTTTCCCAGACTCCTTTAAACGTCCAAGGCATTTTGAGGTTTTGGATAATACAAACGTTCTACAAAGGACGGAAACTATTAATAAAATTACTTCTTCAGGTGCAAAGGGAGAAGTGGTGGTGACCTATCCAGAGGCACTTTTTGAAAAGGTAGTAGCCCCGGAAGTGCTAGAAGGTACTCGCATAGAGTTTGGGGTCAATGAAAAAATGGACGTAGACACGATTCGGGAGATCCTTGTGGATTGTGGTTTCAATCGAGAAGAATTCGTTTACGAACCGGGGCAGTTCTCCATCAGGGGGGGGATTATAGATATTTTCTCTTATGGCAATGAATATCCCTACCGTATTGAGTTGTTCGATGAAGACGTAGAGAGCATCCGAACTTTTGATCCCTTCACGCAGTTATCCGTTCAGAATATCTCAAAAGTTTCCATCATCCCTAATATCAACACTCAGTTTAGGCAAGATCAAAAGGTTTCCATTTTTGGCGTGTTGCCAGAAAATACCGTTATATGGGTAAAGGATTTCCAAGTATTACTAGATAGTTTGACCATTTGCTTTGAAAAGGCAGAAGCTTTTGCCAAAACCATTACGGTCATTGATGAATCAGAATTGGCTGAAATATTCCGCGACCGCGCTTTTATACGCCCTAATGAAATCATCGGGGATATTGAAGCACACCATATTATTGGCCTCACCAACAAGGTACAACCAATAAATTTCAACACCACTATCACTTACCGAACCCAGCCTCAACCTAGCTTTAATAAAAACTTTGCTTTACTTATCGATACCTTCACTGCTCAAAGTGTTAAAGGGATTACCAACTACCTGTTTACGGAGAACCCCAAACAAATAGAGCGATTTTATGCCATTTTTGAGGATTTAAATGCCAATGTAGACTTACATCCTATCCCTTTTGCTATCGATCAGGGTTTCATAGATTTGGATTTAAAGGTAGCTTGTTTTACGGATCACCAGATTTTTGATCGATTTCATCGCTATAAATTACGAAGAGGGTTCACCAAAGACAGGGCTTTTAACCTCAAACTATTGCGCGAGCTTCAAGCCGGGGATTTTGTCACCCACATCGATCATGGTGTAGGGCGTTTCTCGGGTTTGGAGAAAATAGATATCAACGGACACATTCAAGAATCTGTCCGTTTGATCTATAAAAACAATGATATTCTATATGTGAGTATTAACTCCCTCCATAAGATTTCAAAATACAGTGGGAAGGAAGGGCATGAACCTAAGCTCAATAAACTGGGCTCGGAAGCCTGGAAAACCTTAAAGAGTCGAACCAAAAAAAGGGTAAAGGATATTGCGGGAGAACTCATCAAGCTCTATGCCAAAAGACGGGCTAGCAAAGGACACGCTTTTCCGCAAGATGGCTATTTACAAAACGAGCTGGAAGCCTCCTTTATCTATGAAGATACACCAGACCAACTGAAAACGACCAATGAGGTCAAAGAGGACATGGCTAAGCCCTATCCCATGGATAGGTTGATTTGCGGTGATGTGGGTTTTGGTAAGACGGAAATTGCCATTAGGGCAGCCTTCAAGGCGGTATCTGATGGTAAGCAAGTGGCGATATTGGTTCCGACCACCATTCTAGCATTACAGCATTACCGAACGTTTAATGAACGACTGAAGGATTTTGGGATCAATGTCAATTATGTTAATCGATTCCGGACAACCGCCCAGCGCAAGGAAATCTTTAAAAACCTCAAAGAGGGTCAAGTAGAAATTATAATCGGCACCCATGCCTTGTTGAATAAAGAAGTAGGATTCAAAGATTTAGGCTTATTGATTATTGATGAGGAACAAAAATTCGGCGTAGGGGCCAAAGAGAAATTGCGCAATATTAAGGTGAATGTTGATACCTTGACCTTAACCGCAACACCGATTCCCCGAACCTTACAATTCAGCCTCATGGCTGCCCGGGATTTATCTATCATCCGAACGCCACCGCCTAATCGACAGCCCATTCATACCGAGGTTCGCATTTTTAGCGAAGAATTGACCAGAGAGGCTATTTATTATGAGGTAAACCGTGGTGGTCAAGTTTTTTTTGTGCACAACAGGGTGAAAACCTTGCCTGATATAACCGCCATGATACGGCGAATGTGCCCCGATGTTACCATAGGTTCCGCCCATGGGCAAATGGAGCCCAAACAGCTTGAAGAGGCTTTGTTGGATTTTATCGATGGGCAATACGATGTACTCGTTTGCACCAATATTATAGAAACGGGCCTTGACATTCCCAATGCCAATACGATGATCATTAATAATGCCAATCAATTTGGTATGAGTGACTTACATCAGTTAAGAGGAAGAGTTGGCCGTTCTAATAAAAAAGCATTTTGCTACTTGTTTAGCCCTCCCCTTTCTACCTTGACCGCCGATGCGCGCAAGCGACTACAAACCTTGGAAGATTTTTCAGAACTAGGCAGCGGATTCAATATTGCGATGCGTGACCTGGACATTAGGGGCGCCGGTAACCTCTTAGGGGGGGAGCAAAGTGGGTTTATCTCAGAAATAGGGTATGAAACTTATCAGCGAATCCTCGAAGAGGCGATTCAGGAATTGAAAGAGAACGAATTCAAAGACGTGTTCAAGGAAGATTTAGCTAAAGATCCTCAATATGTGAGAGAAGTACAGATTGATACAGATGTTGAGATGCTGATACCCGATGACTATGTAAGTAACATCCAAGAGCGGCTGAGTTTGTATACCGAACTCGATCAAATAGATAAAGAGGAAGAAATTGAGGCCTTCGAAAACAAATTGCGGGATCGCTTCGGCCCTGTTCCCCGAGAAGTCCTGGAGCTTTTTGATGGTCTTCGCCTGCGATGGATTTGCAAAAAACTAGGTTTTGAAAGGGTCATTTTAAAACATGATAAATTGCGTTGCTATTTCGTAGAGAATCCACAATCTCTTTATTTTGAGAGCCCTACCTTTAATCATATCATGCAATTCATTTCCAGCCATGGCCATGAAATGGGTTTTAGTATGAAACAGAGTAATCGCTTTCTATTGTTGGTGAAAGATGGCGTTAAAAACCTTCCAGAAGCACAGGATATATTGGAAGAATTAGCAAAAAAGACCAATAACAGTTAA
- a CDS encoding S9 family peptidase: protein MKMKYLFLLLFVSVSWGLDAQDPGKLTLDRIYASSEFRQEHFGPSQWLGEGEAYTTLEPSPSLSGARDIIRYTSSNQDREILITAESLIPKGQADPLNISAYSWSADESQLLIFTNTARVWRANTRGDYWLFNRKNSTLSQLGNNRPASSLMFTKFSPDGVNVAYVSEHNIYVENINDGNIRQLTDDGTDKLINGTFDWAYEEEFSCRDGFRWSPNGQMIAYWQVDASEIEDFYMINNTAAVYSEIIPIQYPKVGMSPSACFIKTVDVKTGAIQSINIPGDPKQHYLPRMQWIDNERLLVQQLNRKQNHYKIWICNPSTGDATMVYEEQNDTWIDIDHPDATSSFEVFDLPVVGNGTAVLRLSERGDWRQLYRIPLNGQKPTLLTPGDYDIARLYHIDEEAGYAYFNASPDNPTQRFLHRVKMDGKSLPERLTPTKHRGIHNYNIAPNGKFAIHQYSSVETPTQIAFISLPGHRIIKQLVQNKSYQEKTKTLDWPTVEFFKVTTEDGIEMDGRILKPYDFDPNRKYPVLFHVYGEPWGQTAVDRALSLFDVMLTQKGYLLVTMDNRGTPSLKGTAWRKSIYRKIGVINSRDQAMATKELMKWPMIDSTRIAVWGWSGGGSMTLNLLFRYPEIYKTGMSVAPVANQLYYDNIYQERYMGLPSENLEDFIEGSPITYAKNLQGNLLLVHGTGDDNVHYQNAETVINELILHNKQFQVMPYPNRSHGIYEGENTSRHLYTLLTDYLTRHVPATIKP, encoded by the coding sequence ATGAAAATGAAATATTTATTTTTGCTTTTATTCGTGAGCGTATCCTGGGGCCTCGACGCACAAGACCCAGGCAAACTCACACTAGATAGGATATATGCCAGCAGTGAGTTTAGGCAGGAGCATTTTGGGCCATCGCAATGGCTTGGAGAAGGTGAAGCTTATACGACATTGGAGCCTTCGCCTAGTCTTTCGGGAGCAAGAGATATTATTCGCTATACGTCTTCCAACCAGGACCGAGAAATCCTAATAACGGCAGAATCCCTTATTCCAAAAGGGCAAGCTGATCCATTGAATATTTCCGCATATTCATGGTCAGCAGATGAAAGTCAACTGTTAATTTTCACCAATACTGCTCGGGTTTGGCGAGCGAATACTCGTGGAGACTATTGGCTATTTAATCGAAAAAACAGCACCCTCTCCCAACTAGGCAACAACCGACCTGCCTCCTCTTTGATGTTTACCAAGTTTTCCCCTGACGGTGTGAATGTGGCCTATGTTAGTGAACATAACATTTATGTAGAAAATATCAACGATGGAAATATTCGACAATTAACTGATGATGGAACCGACAAGCTGATCAACGGCACCTTTGATTGGGCATATGAAGAGGAATTCAGCTGCAGGGACGGTTTTCGATGGAGCCCGAATGGCCAGATGATTGCCTATTGGCAAGTAGATGCTAGTGAGATTGAAGACTTCTACATGATCAATAATACCGCTGCGGTATATTCAGAAATCATTCCTATTCAATATCCCAAAGTAGGGATGTCTCCTTCGGCTTGTTTCATTAAAACAGTTGATGTAAAGACAGGCGCCATTCAATCCATAAACATCCCGGGTGACCCGAAGCAACATTATCTGCCTCGGATGCAGTGGATTGATAATGAGCGGCTATTGGTGCAGCAACTGAACCGAAAGCAAAACCATTATAAAATCTGGATTTGTAATCCTAGCACAGGGGATGCCACCATGGTTTATGAGGAACAAAACGATACCTGGATTGATATTGACCATCCAGATGCGACATCTTCCTTTGAGGTTTTTGATTTACCTGTAGTAGGAAACGGGACGGCTGTGTTACGGTTATCTGAGCGAGGAGATTGGCGCCAGCTATACCGCATTCCATTAAATGGGCAAAAACCAACGCTTTTAACACCTGGAGACTATGATATCGCACGCCTTTATCATATAGATGAAGAGGCAGGCTATGCTTATTTCAATGCTTCACCTGATAATCCTACACAACGTTTTTTGCACCGTGTAAAGATGGATGGAAAAAGCTTACCAGAGAGGTTGACACCAACTAAGCATCGGGGTATCCACAATTACAATATTGCTCCCAATGGGAAATTTGCGATCCATCAGTATTCCAGTGTAGAGACCCCTACCCAAATAGCATTCATTAGTTTACCAGGGCATCGGATCATTAAGCAATTGGTACAGAATAAATCTTACCAAGAAAAAACCAAGACCCTGGATTGGCCCACGGTTGAATTCTTTAAAGTGACTACCGAAGATGGTATAGAAATGGATGGCCGGATACTAAAGCCTTATGATTTTGACCCCAATCGCAAGTATCCCGTTCTCTTTCATGTATACGGAGAACCTTGGGGGCAAACGGCAGTAGACAGGGCGCTCTCACTTTTTGATGTTATGCTTACCCAAAAAGGCTACCTCTTGGTAACGATGGATAACCGGGGAACACCTAGCCTGAAAGGAACAGCCTGGCGAAAAAGTATCTATCGAAAGATAGGGGTCATCAATTCGCGCGACCAGGCCATGGCAACCAAGGAGCTTATGAAATGGCCAATGATAGATTCGACGCGTATTGCTGTTTGGGGTTGGAGTGGCGGCGGATCCATGACCCTAAATCTATTATTCAGGTATCCAGAAATATATAAAACGGGCATGTCGGTGGCACCAGTTGCGAATCAATTGTACTATGATAATATTTATCAGGAGCGATATATGGGGTTGCCCAGTGAAAACCTGGAAGATTTCATTGAAGGCTCTCCTATTACCTATGCAAAAAACCTACAAGGCAATTTGTTGTTGGTGCATGGGACGGGAGACGATAATGTTCATTATCAGAATGCGGAGACGGTTATCAATGAATTGATTTTACACAACAAGCAGTTTCAAGTGATGCCTTATCCAAATCGATCTCACGGCATTTACGAAGGAGAGAATACCAGTCGACACTTATACACCTTATTGACCGATTATTTAACCCGGCATGTTCCTGCAACCATTAAGCCATAA